The genomic segment TGCTGTTATGATGAGCCATTTCATTCTGGGGGGAAATTTTTCGGCGAGACTCATGGCAACGGTGAGAGATAAAGAGGGGCTCACCTATGGGATTCAATCATCTACTGGCGGCGTGGAAGAAGGCAATGACGGCTATTGGTATATCTGGGGGACTTTTGCGCCGGACATCATTGACAAAGCAAAAAAGTCCATGGAGAAACAGCTTAACCTTTGGCTTAGAGGAGGTGTCACTAGAGACGAGCTGGAGGCCAAGAAGACAACCATATCTGGTATGTATCAGGTAGGTCTCGACACAACAGCCGGCATCGCCAACAGAGTTTTGACAACAGTGGAGAGAGGTAAAGAGTTGTCGTTCATGGATGAATATCCCAACCTTATCAATTTATTGACTCTTGAACAAGTTAATGATTCGATCCACGCCTATTGTGATCCCGGCAGGCGCATTACAGTTGTTGCAGGCACCCTAAACGGAACCAATTGAAAACTATGGATGTGATACTCACAGCCGCCGTCACGGTCAACGGCATGATAGCACGCCACCCCACGGAAGTAGTGGACTGGTCAGAAGACTTACAATTGTTTCGGGAGCAAACCATTGGTCAGACAGTGGTTATGGGTTCTAACACAGAATCAACTCTAGCCACAGAGCTTGATGGTAGGGAGGTGGTTGTGATGCACAGAGACATGGATCCTGAGACGGTCATTTCTCAGACCAAGACAGAAAAATGCTTCATCATAGGTGGTGCCCAGACCTATAGTAGGTTTTCTTTGTACTTAACACATATTTTCCTGACGAATCACCCGCATATTTTCCCAAGCGACTCTGTAACGCTATTCTCGAATCTTGAAAAAGAGATTTCACTTTCATACATAAGAAAAGTTGCGATAGACAAAGCCCTTGGAATTTATCAGTTTCAATATCGGGTGATGAGGGTTGATTGAGCTTCCACCAAAAGAGGGTCCGGCAAAGGTTGCTCTTATTGTTTTACACGGATGGGGAGCCAACCAACACGATCTTGTTCCTTTTGTCCAAAGTCTTAGGCTAAAAGGTACTCAAACTTTTTTTCCAGACGGCCTGTTTGATGTTCCTGGGACCGGAGGCCTTGGAAAAGGGTGGTTTTCATTTCCCTTGAATAAAGATTCTGAACAGGAAAGGATAGAGAGCAGAGAGTTGCTTATCTCTTTAGTAAAGGATGTTTGTGCTAAAGGATTTGCCTTTAAAGAGATTGTTCTTCTCGGTTTTTCTCAGGGTGCCGGCATGTGCTTGGATATTATGCTACACTTAGAAAATCCGATAGGTGCCGTTGTGGCCCTGAGTGGTTTTCTTATGGAAGGGGAGGATGTGAAGCGACGTGAAAACATGCCTATAGAGAGCCCAATTTTTGCTGCACACGGATTGTATGACCCTATATTGCCATTGCACCGGTCGAAGGAATCACTTCACTTATTAAAGGAAATAGGATTCAGCCTCACCTGGAGGGAGTATCCTATCGCCCACGAGATTTCGCAGGATGAGGCGCGAGATGTTCGCCAGTTTCTACAGGAAAACAGTCACATAACCGGAAATCCTTGATTGCAATAAAGACAATTGGTATTATATAATATTAGGAAGTAGAAATATTATTGAAGGGGGAATGTAATGAATAAGATGGCAAGACTACTGTGTGCAACCTTCATTGCGTTGTTTCTTGTGGGCTGCCCGATGAAGCAGACTGTTGGTGGAAAAACAATAAAAATTTCGGCGACGGGCGACCACTGCATTAATGATCCTAAATGTCATAACCGATGGCACTGGGCAATTCCACCTGTTGCTCATGCGGATCCAGGTGATGTGCTTGTTTATGAAACCAGGGATGCTCTGGACAGTCCGTTTACTGAGGAGTCAACCCCGGCCGATGTAGCGGGAGCAAATCTGAACGTGGTACACCCACTGACGGGCCCTGTTTACATCAATGGTGCGGAGCGAGGCGACGTCTTAGCGATAACGCTTATAGACATTGAGCCAGGCCCCTTTGGTTATACGGTGATCGTTCCAGGCTTTGGTTTCCTAAGAGATCTCTATCCAGAGCCACACATTGTACGTTGGAACCTGGACAGGGTAGCCGCCACCTCAATAGACATGCCAGGAATACATGTTCCTTTTGCTGGATTTATGGGGACTGTTGGTGTTGCACCTGGACCTGAAGAGGTAGAAAAGATGTATCAACGGGAAACTGCTTTGGCTGATGCCGGGGGATTTGCCCTCCCACCAGAACCAATGGACGCGCAACCATCTGATATCTGTGGCCCGGGAGGTCAACATGCTGAACGTTGTTTGAGGACCGTGCCGCCAAGAGAAAATGGAGGGAACATGGATGTAAAACAGATGCAGGTTGGGACTATCCTCTATTTACCGGTGTTCGTAGATGGTGCACTTCTTTCCATTGGAGATATCCATTATGCTCAGGGAGATGGCGAGGTGTCAGGGACTGCCATTGAAATGAGTGCAATCGTAGAAGTGAGAGTTGAGGTGCTGAAAGGGAAAGGGAAGGATATCACCCAACCTCATGTGGAAGGTCATGATGATCAGTTAAAGAACCTGGCACCAGGATCATTCTACGGAACGGTAGGCTACCCCATTAAGCAGAAGGATAAAGTGACTCCGCAACAAGCCTATCTTGATGGTGAACGGATTGGTGACCTTGAGAATCTGTCAGAA from the Candidatus Neomarinimicrobiota bacterium genome contains:
- a CDS encoding formamidase produces the protein MKQTVGGKTIKISATGDHCINDPKCHNRWHWAIPPVAHADPGDVLVYETRDALDSPFTEESTPADVAGANLNVVHPLTGPVYINGAERGDVLAITLIDIEPGPFGYTVIVPGFGFLRDLYPEPHIVRWNLDRVAATSIDMPGIHVPFAGFMGTVGVAPGPEEVEKMYQRETALADAGGFALPPEPMDAQPSDICGPGGQHAERCLRTVPPRENGGNMDVKQMQVGTILYLPVFVDGALLSIGDIHYAQGDGEVSGTAIEMSAIVEVRVEVLKGKGKDITQPHVEGHDDQLKNLAPGSFYGTVGYPIKQKDKVTPQQAYLDGERIGDLENLSEDLTLAARDALLQMISYLVREKSLTREQAYILCSAAVDLRISQLVDVPNFGVLAVLPLEVFE